From Hippea alviniae EP5-r, the proteins below share one genomic window:
- a CDS encoding type II toxin-antitoxin system RelE family toxin produces the protein MISKTTSEFWKLYEKLPDELKKEAKKAFTLFQENPFYPSLRFKKIYSKEPIYSIRITKDYRAVGVKKSEEIIWFWIGKHSDYEKLISS, from the coding sequence ATGATTTCAAAAACCACATCAGAGTTTTGGAAACTTTACGAAAAATTACCAGACGAGTTGAAAAAAGAAGCTAAAAAGGCTTTCACTTTATTTCAAGAAAATCCTTTTTATCCAAGTTTAAGATTCAAAAAGATTTACTCAAAAGAGCCTATATATTCTATCAGAATCACAAAAGATTATAGAGCTGTCGGTGTTAAAAAGAGTGAAGAAATCATCTGGTTTTGGATTGGCAAACACTCAGATTACGAAAAGCTTATAAGCTCATAA